From a single Rosa rugosa chromosome 7, drRosRugo1.1, whole genome shotgun sequence genomic region:
- the LOC133722123 gene encoding uncharacterized protein LOC133722123 — protein sequence MEKQAAVEGSFGYGQEDSYDAVVVGSGYGGSVAACRLSMAGIRVCLIEKGRKWESQDFPTDVSKILPAFRMENENLGFSFGPKDALFQVYEQNDSLAAVACGLGGGSLVNAGVMISTPVRARRHPKWPKEWERNWDNCEASAAAMLKIQSIPVKFPSAKILEEVAYGELGETFETSVKLSVNFDIEEPITKGMKSPQMSSCLACGNCLSGCPYNAKSSTDKNYVLSAIQGGCIVKTECQVKYVVRNMYENFPCEGKIGRKNRRWRVYFNEIDYISSDFVILSAGVFGTTEILFQSQMRGLKLSEALGSGFSCNGNTVAYLAGSPAPLGAYGLDRKQVFKTPFEERPGPSISSSYTSSLGFTIQSAVLPTAYPYLLFKGITTYGWPAGYWFFHGIIDKIKHIIGFKACQAMVLIALGHDESDGKITLEKGTNKICFTPPHDPLLPRKIKAFQKLTKKLGGILFMAKYRSASVHHLGGCNASSDPSHGVCNPDGQVFDPKSPATVHPGLYVCDASLIPCSLGINPSLTIATAAEYVSRYLVQDILMYKNREGLESGLKSPNQDPESFIDRKAINHQRSSVTVKETMRGYIGGMPCTAYLIMKMNSQDQTGSAKWKLGNGKSHPLLRGKVGGHVEMIAIEKDNLHIIDGNVNLCAVDDRTPYTQYMHYRLLLVASTGSRYILEGRKIMNPYLFPVYAWREMTTLHVTFAKVAEKKKDEKMILKGELNISMTELLKSTISLEGNNRGRFICLLLGSLLRTYLLQIPRGNHEDLDLSVYHRKSYPSGTLHEIQTEDGFLISCRQWKSHHILSKLKGDEQQNPVLLLNGYSTESYWLPTEPNDLVRSLLEEGHDTWLLQPRLHPLNPSNNFTIEDVARFDIPAAINKILELHGPSAKVHVVAHCVGGLSMHIAVMGGHVSATHVASLSCTNSSMFFNVNAFSRVKMWLPLIPISMFILGEDKTVPLLEESNLSLRHHLLRLTARFIPRYERCTCNECEVFSGMFGNTFWHENITPTMHQWLNKQSSTRLPMSAFPHLRKICNSGFIVDSNGCSSYLIHPERMALPTLYISGGRSLLVTPQTSFLAHKYMKLHQPGFRHERVVVEGFGHSDLLIGEESHKKVFPHILSHIRLAEQGEIHTKRNQCSKEALDWEADQLYDGCFGQCGTWFSPFVIFSLIFMLLSLLHVLVL from the exons atggagaaACAAGCAGCTGTCGAAGGAAGTTTTGGTTATGGACAAGAAGATAGTTATGATGCTGTTGTTGTGGGTTCTGGATATGGCGGTTCTGTTGCTGCCTGCCGCTTGTCTATGGCAGGCATAAGAGTATGTCTGATTGAGAAGGGCCGGAAATGGGAATCTCAGGATTTTCCAACTGACGTCTCCAAAATCCTGCCGGCTTTTAGGATGGAGAACGAGAACTTAGGCTTTAGCTTTGGACCAAAGGATGCTTTGTTCCAG GTATACGAGCAAAACGATTCTCTAGCAGCAGTGGCTTGTGGGCTTGGTGGAGGTTCACTAGTTAATGCAGGAGTTATGATATCAACACCAGTCCGTGCTAGACGGCATCCAAAATGGCCAAAGGAATGGGAAAGGAATTGGGATAATTGTGAAGCTTCTGCAGCAGCCATGCTGAAAATACAAAGCATACCTGTCAAGTTTCCTTCTGCGAAAATCTTGGAAGAAGTTGCATATGGAGAGCTTGGAGAAACTTTCGAGACGTCAGTTAAGCTGAGTGTGAATTTTGATATCGAAGAACCAATAACCAAGGGAATGAAGTCTCCACAGATGAGTAGCTGCTTAGCCTGTGGGAACTGTCTCTCTGGATGTCCTTACAATGCCAAAAGTTCTACAGACAAAAATTATGTACTTTCAGCAATCCAG GGAGGATGCATTGTTAAAACAGAATGTCAAGTGAAGTATGTAGTGAGGAACATGTATGAAAATTTCCCATGTGAAGGCAAAATTGGCAGGAAAAATAGAAGATGGCGTGTTTATTTTAATGAGATTGACTATATAAGCTCTGATTTTGTAATCCTATCAG CTGGAGTTTTTGGGACAACTGAGATACTCTTCCAATCACAGATGAGAGGACTGAAACTTTCAGAAGCACTTGGGTCTGGATTCAGCTGTAATGGGAATACTGTGGCTTATCTTGCTGGAAGTCCAGCACCATTGGGTGCTTATGGATTAGACAGAAAGCAAGTGTTTAAGACTCCTTTTGAGGAAAGGCCAGGGCCATCCATTTCTTCATCTTACACCTCTTCACTGGGATTTACAATCCAG AGTGCTGTACTTCCGACAGCTTATCCATACCTGCTGTTTAAAGGGATTACAACGTATGGGTGGCCTGCTGGATACTGGTTCTTTCATGGGATCATAGACAAGATAAAACATATTATAGGTTTCAAAGCATGCCAAGCAATGGTCCTTATTGCACTGGGACATGATGAGAGTGATGGTAAGATTACACTAGAAAAGGGAACAAACAAAATCTGCTTCACTCCACCTCATGATCCCCTTCTCCCACGAAAAATTAAAGCTTTTCAAAAGCTGACTAAGAAATTAGGAGGAATTCTCTTTATGGCAAAATACCGAAGTGCATCAGTTCATCATTTAGGAGGGTGCAATGCATCATCAGATCCTTCACATGGTGTTTGCAACCCCGATGGGCAGGTTTTTGACCCAAAGTCACCTGCCACAGTGCATCCCGGCCTGTATGTATGTGATGCTTCTTTGATTCCATGTTCTCTCGGCATAAACCCATCTCTTACTATTGCTACTGCAGCTGAGTATGTAAGTAGGTACCTTGTGCAGGATATTCTCATGTACAAGAACAGAGAAGGCCTTGAATCTGGTCTTAAATCTCCTAATCAAGATCCAGAATCCTTCATTGATAGGAAGGCTATTAATCACCAGAGATCATCGGTCACGGTTAAAGAAACCATGAGAGGTTATATTGGTGGTATGCCATGCACAGCTTATCTCATAATGAAAATGAACTCTCAGGACCAGACAGGTTCTGCTAAATGGAAGTTGGGTAATGGAAAATCTCATCCCCTTCTACGAGGGAAAGTTGGAGGGCATGTGGAAATGATAGCTATTGAGAAGGACAATTTACATATCATAGATGGGAATGTTAATTTGTGTGCAGTAGATGACAGAACTCCTTACACACAATATATGCATTATCGCCTTCTTCTCGTGGCTTCTACTGGTTCAAG ATATATTCTAGAGGGAAGAAAGATAATGAACCCTTATCTCTTTCCCGTATATGCTTGGAGGGAAATGACAACACTGCATGTGACATTTGCAAAAGTCGCAGAGAAAAAAAAGGATGAGAAGATGATTTTGAAAGGGGAGCTTAATATTTCCATGACAGAGCTTCTTAAGAGCACTATAAGCTTGGAAGGTAACAATAGAGGAAGGTTCATATGCCTCCTATTGGGGTCTCTCTTAAGAACCTATCTCTTGCAGATACCTCGAGGGAACCATGAGGATTTAGATCTGTCAGTTTATCACAGGAAGTCTTATCCAAGCGGCACTCTTCATGAAATACAAACAG AAGATGGATTCCTTATCAGTTGCAGACAATGGAAGTCCCACCATATTTTGTCAAAACTCAAAGGAGATGAACAACAAAATCCAGTTCTCCTTCTTAATGGATATTCTACTGAGAGTTATTGGCTGCCAACAGAACCCAATGACTTGGTAAGATCTTTACTCGAAGAAGGGCATGATACATGGCTTTTACAACCAAGATTGCACCCTCTGAATCCTTCAAACAACTTTACGATTGAGGATGTTGCAAGATTTGATATCCCTGCTG CAATTAATAAGATCCTTGAACTTCATGGACCAAGTGCAAAGGTGCATGTAGTTGCACATTGTGTTGGAGGGTTATCCATGCACATCGCAGTCATGGGAGGTCATGTATCTGCAACCCATGTAGCTTCTCTGTCTTGCACTAACTCTTCAATGTTCTTCAACGTTAATGCTTTCTCCAGAGTCAAAATGTGGCTTCCTCTGATCCCA ATATCGATGTTCATACTTGGAGAAGACAAAACAGTTCCTCTTTTGGAAGAATCAAACCTCAGCTTGCGGCACCACCTCCTGAGGCTTACAGCCCGCTTCATCCCCCGGTATGAGAGGTGCACCTGCAATGAATGTGAAGTTTTTTCCGGCATGTTCGGAAATACCTTCTGGCACGAAAATATTACCCCCACCATGCATCAGTGGTTGAACAAGCAAAGCTCAACAAGGCTTCCTATGTCGGCATTTCCCCACCTCAGGAAAATATGCAACTCCGGTTTTATTGTAGACAGCAATGGTTGCAGCTCGTACTTGATCCATCCAGAAAGAATGGCACTCCCGACCCTATATATATCAGGCGGCCGATCTCTCCTTGTGACTCCTCAGACTTCTTTCCTAGCTCATAAATATATGAAGCTGCACCAGCCTGGCTTTAGACATGAAAGGGTGGTTGTGGAGGGTTTCGGGCATTCAGATCTATTGATTGGAGAGGAGTCTCATAAGAAGGTGTTTCCTCACATTTTATCCCATATTAGATTAGCTGAACAAGGAGAGATTCATACCAAGAGAAACCAGTGCAGTAAAGAGGCATTGGATTGGGAAGCTGATCAGCTCTATGACGGCTGCTTTGGACAATGTGGAACTTGGTTTTCTccttttgtcattttttcattgatttttatgttgctttctttgttacacGTATTGGTTTTAtga
- the LOC133722942 gene encoding disease resistance protein SUMM2-like, translating into MHDVVRDVGLYIASDQREERFAVSHRVESNKDVVPEKYTSSALRTGKSSHRNELLLLSCMSKYSSELAATTMFEGMKELKVLDIKRTIISPILSSLPLFENLRVLYLEYCDLRSEMVGAVIGRLGTLMILSLRGSQISQLPDEFKNLSDLRLLDLTGCSVLRSISPGVISSLSRLEELLMWNSFENSAKSWLGELVSLGRLTNLEMFLPSVGNLGNSLLFEKLERFQISIGSMHEKAVVNPSDNYLRLHDVDAIYLLGTGIIELLKKTGTLDIKMRNLSCPLNLALDTECWENLTDLTLEDCYGLQYLIDMTLMAPRCVFPVLYSLKLKGLRWLEKIYHGEPTLGSLQRLRKLTLSDLSALKYVLKIESQSSILRNLEELYIQDCQSLEEIFAFEGSGHHEEEANEITFLNLTRLTLHNLPSFIGISKNIYKTNFPQLITMDLRTLPKFTRLCRNGLAPDCGYDAVQHLLDPKVDFPELRELRICFLKNFKEIWNNQLSPRSFSKLRCLIVSNCSKLVHLVPTFMQSRLQQLEMISVEDCPSIEEIFEFRRLSVAEEMQINKIIDSRQTHGVPHLLSLNIYGCNSLKNLLSPSIARSLGQLMSITMHECHKIEEIITKPARGDETEDKIMLPRLKYLKIWNLSSLIAFSQGNYNFAWPSMKKLSTGNCPKMIKFCSGSLNIPRDVYLDVKGNNIMQELDMCRK; encoded by the exons ATGCATGATGTGGTACGTGATGTAGGGCTATATATAGCCTCTGATCAGCGTGAAGAAAGATTTGCGGTAAGCCATAGAGTCGAATCGAATAAGGATGTTGTTCCTGAGAAATACACTTCCAGTGCACTGAGAACCGGTAAAAGTAGTCACAGAAATGAGCTTTTACTGTTGTCATGCATGAGTAAGTACTCATCGGAGCTAGCAGCCACTACTATGTTTGAAGGAATGAAAGAGCTCAAGGTCTTGGACATCAAGAGAACAATCATATCGCCCATACTGTCATCACTCCCGCTTTTCGAAAACCTTCGAGTGCTGTATCTAGAGTATTGCGATTTGAGATCAGAAATGGTGGGAGCTGTCATTGGGAGGCTGGGGACACTCATGATACTCAGCTTACGGGGGAGTCAAATTTCACAATTACCTGATGAGTTTAAAAACTTGTCTGATCTAAGGTTGCTGGATTTGACTGGATGTAGTGTACTCAGAAGCATTTCACCAGGCGTCATATCAAGTTTATCCCGACTGGAAGAGTTGCTCATGTGGAATAGCTTTGAGAATAGCGCTAAGAGCTGGTTGGGCGAGCTAGTTTCCTTGGGTCGTTTGACTAATTTAGAAATGTTTCTGCCATCAGTTGGCAATCTGGGAAACAGCCTGCTATTTGAAAAGCTTGAAAGATTTCAGATCTCTATAGGATCAATGCATGAAAAAGCGGTTGTAAACCCTAGTGACAACTACTTGAGACTtcatgatgttgatgcaatCTATCTATTGGGTACTGGAATCATTGagttgctaaagaaaactggtACGTTAGATATAAAAATGAGGAATTTGTCGTGCCCTCTGAATCTTGCCTTGGATACAGAATGTTGGGAAAACTTGACGGATCTTACGCTAGAGGACTGTTATGGTCTGCAATATCTCATAGACATGACACTAATGGCTCCACGATGCGTCTTTCCTGTCTTGTATTCACTGAAGCTCAAGGGACTCAGGTGGCTGGAGAAGATATATCACGGTGAGCCGACATTGGGGTCACTTCAACGACTAAGGAAGTTGACTTTATCTGATCTATCTGCATTGAAGTATGTTTTGAAGATAGAAAGTCAATCTTCAATCCTCAGAAATTTAGAAGAGCTATACATACAAGATTGTCAGTCCTTGGAAGAGATTTTTGCCTTTGAAGGATCAGGACATCACGAGGAAGAAGCCAATGAAATTACCTTCCTAAATTTGACACGCTTGACTCTTCATAATCTACCGAGCTTCATTGGGATAAGCAAGAACATCTATAAGACCAACTTTCCTCAATTGATCACAATGGATCTCCGAACGCTGCCCAAGTTCACCAGACTCTGCCGGAATGGTTTGGCTCCAGATTGTGGCTATGACGCTGTACAACATCTACTGGACCCCAAG GTTGATTTTCCAGAGTTGAGAGAACTAAGAATTTGCTTCCTTAAAAACTTCAAAGAGATATGGAACAACCAACTTTCACCACGCTCCTTCAGTAAATTGAGATGTCTTATAGTATCCAACTGTAGCAAACTCGTGCATTTGGTACCCACATTTATGCAAAGTAGACTGCAGCAGTTAGAGATGATAAGCGTGGAAGACTGTCCTTCAATAGAAGAGATTTTTGAATTCAGAAGACTGAGTGTCGCCGAAGAGATGCAAATAAACAAGATCATCGATTCCAGACAAACTCATGGCGTTCCGCATTTGTTATCATTAAACATCTATGGTTGTAACAGTTTGAAAAATCTGCTATCTCCTTCCATTGCCAGAAGTCTTGGACAGCTCATGAGTATAACGATGCATGAGTGCCATAAGATAGAAGAAATAATCACAAAACCAGCAAGGGGTGATGAAACAGAAGATAAAATTATGCTCCCTCGGCtcaagtatttgaaaatttggaatCTATCAAGTCTCATAGCTTTTTCTCAAGGCAATTATAATTTTGCTTGGCCATCAATGAAAAAGTTGAGTACTGGCAACTGCCCTAAAATGATTAAATTCTGTTCAGGATCCCTCAACATACCAAGGGACGTGTATCTCGATGTCAAGGGGAATAATATTATGCAGGAGCTCGATATGTGTAGGAAGTAA
- the LOC133721982 gene encoding uncharacterized protein LOC133721982, translating into MEEQAEVEGSFGHESYDAVVVGSGYGGSVAACRLAMAGVRVCLLEKGRKWEAQDFPTDSFKILSAVRMENQNLGVSYGPKDALFQMYGQNDSLAAVACGLGGGSLVNAGVMMPASVRARRHPKWPKEWERNWGSCEASAADMLRIQSIPVKFPSAKILEEAADGVTFDTSIKLSVNFDIEEPTTNGTKRPQMGSCLACGNCLSGCPYNAKSSTDKNYLVSAIQAGCIVKTECQAQNVVRNMHDHFQHKGKNGRRWLVYLNEIDYVTCDFVILSAGVFGTTEILFQSQMRGLKLSEALGSGFSCNGNTVAYLAGTPAPINGYGLDRKQVFTTPFEERPGPSISSSFTSSLGFTIQSAVLPIAYPYLLFKGITTYGWPAGYWFLHGIIDKIRHIIGSKASQAMILIAVGHDESDGKIILEKGTNKICFTPPQDPLLPRKIKAFQKLTKKLGGLLFMSKYRSTAVHLLGGCNVSSDPSGGVCNPNGQVFEPDSSSTVHPGLYVCDASLIPCSVGINPSLTITTAAEHISKNLVQEALKYKINNGRECVVKTADQGQEPFIEKNVINRQREMVMVKETMKGYVGGMPCTAYLKMRMNSQDQTFSDVKLGTGKSHPLLRGKVGGHVEIRAFEKDDLHIIDGNVNLCVVDDRTPYTQYMQYDFLLAASTGSRYILKGRKIMNPYFFPLYAWREMTTLHVTFEKVSEEESKDEKVVLKGELHISMTELLKSIISLQGNNRGMFMCLLSGSFLRTYFLPIPRGNQGDLVLSEDKSYPSSTLHEIKAEDGFTISCRQWKSKLKGDEKLNPVLLLNAYAIESFCLPTEPNDLVRTLIEEGHETWLLNSRLHPLNPSNDFTIEDVGKFDIPAAINKILEIHGRSTKVHVVAHCVGGSAIHIAIMGGHVSATHIASLSCTNSSMFFKLNAMSTFKMWLPLIPLSMFILGNDKTLPLLETSNISSRHRLLKLIASFIPRTERCTCFECEVFSGVFGNAFWHENITPTLHQWLTKKNATRLPMAAFPHLRKMSNSGFIVDSNGCNSYLIHPERMTLPTLYISGGRSLLVTPQTSFLAHKYMKLHQPGFRHERVVVEGFGHSDLLIGGESHKKVFPHILSHIRLAEQGEIHAKGKKYSKEALDWEDDQYYEGNFGIFGTWFSPFVVLMLLFISLSWLVAVFF; encoded by the exons atggaGGAGCAAGCAGAGGTAGAAGGCAGTTTTGGACATGAAAGTTATGATGCAGTTGTTGTGGGGTCTGGTTATGGCGGTTCTGTTGCAGCTTGTCGGCTGGCTATGGCAGGTGTAAGGGTGTGTCTACTTGAAAAAGGCCGGAAATGGGAAGCGCAGGACTTCCCAACTGACAGCTTCAAAATCTTATCGGCTGTGAGGATGGAGAACCAGAACCTAGGTGTTAGCTATGGACCAAAAGATGCTTTATTTCAG ATGTACGGGCAAAATGATTCTCTAGCAGCAGTGGCTTGTGGGCTTGGTGGAGGTTCACTAGTGAATGCTGGAGTTATGATGCCAGCATCAGTTCGTGCTAGACGGCATCCAAAATGGCCGAAGGAATGGGAAAGGAATTGGGGTAGTTGTGAAGCTTCTGCTGCAGACATGCTGAGAATACAAAGCATTCCCGTCAAGTTTCCTTCCGCGAAAATTTTGGAAGAAGCTGCTGATGGAGTAACTTTTGACACTTCAATAAAGCTTAGTGTGAATTTTGACATTGAAGAACCAACAACAAATGGAACGAAGCGTCCACAAATGGGTAGCTGCTTAGCCTGTGGAAACTGTCTTTCTGGATGTCCATATAACGCCAAAAGTTCGACTGACAAAAATTATCTAGTCTCAGCAATCCAG GCTGGATGTATTGTGAAAACAGAATGCCAAGCGCAGAATGTGGTTAGAAACATGCATGACCATTTCCAACATAAAGGAAAAAATGGCAGGAGATGGCTCGTTTACTTGAATGAGATTGACTATGTGACCTGTGATTTTGTGATCCTATCAG CGGGAGTTTTTGGCACAACTGAGATACTCTTCCAATCACAAATGAGAGGACTGAAACTTTCAGAAGCACTTGGATCTGGATTCAGCTGTAATGGGAATACTGTGGCTTATCTCGCTGGAACGCCAGCACCAATCAATGGTTATGGATTAGACAGAAAGCAGGTGTTCACAACTCCTTTCGAAGAAAGGCCAGGGccatcaatttcttcatcttTCACTTCTTCACTCGGTTTTACAATCCAG AGTGCTGTACTTCCAATAGCTTATCCATACCTGCTATTTAAAGGAATCACAACATATGGATGGCCTGCTGGGTACTGGTTCCTGCATGGAATTATAGACAAGATAAGACACATTATAGGTTCCAAAGCAAGCCAAGCAATGATTCTTATTGCAGTGGGACATGATGAAAGTGATGGTAAGATCATATTAGAGAAGGGCACCAACAAAATCTGCTTTACTCCACCTCAGGATCCCCTTCTCCCACGAAAGATTAAAGCTTTTCAGAAGCTCACTAAGAAATTAGGAGGACTTCTCTTCATGTCAAAATACCGAAGCACAGCAGTTCATCTTTTAGGTGGGTGCAATGTGTCTTCAGATCCTTCAGGTGGTGTTTGCAACCCCAATGGACAGGTTTTTGAACCAGACTCATCCTCAACAGTGCATCCCGGCCTCTACGTGTGTGATGCTTCTTTGATCCCATGTTCTGTTGGGATAAATCCATCTCTTACCATCACAACTGCAGCTGAGCACATAAGTAAGAACCTTGTGCAGGAAGCTCTGAAGTACAAGATCAACAATGGTCGTGAATGTGTTGTGAAAACTGCTGACCAAGGTCAAGAACCCTTCATCGAGAAGAATGTTATTAACCGTCAGAGAGAAATGGTCATGGTTAAAGAAACCATGAAAGGTTATGTTGGGGGTATGCCATGCACTGCTTATCTAAAAATGAGGATGAATTCTCAGGACCAGACTTTCTCTGATGTAAAGTTGGGTACTGGAAAATCCCATCCCCTTCTTAGAGGTAAAGTTGGAGGACATGTGGAAATTAGAGCCTTTGAGAAGGATGATTTACATATCATAGATGGGAACGTAAATTTGTGTGTAGTTGATGACAGAACTCCATACACACAGTATATGCAGTATGATTTTCTTCTTGCAGCTTCTACTGGTTCAAG ATATATTCTCAAGGGAAGAAAGATAATGAATCCATATTTCTTTCCATTATATGCTTGGAGGGAGATGACTACACTGCATGTTACATTCGAAAAAGTTTCTGAGGAAGAATCAAAGGATGAGAAGGTGGTTCTCAAAGGGGAGCTTCATATTTCGATGACAGAGCTTCTTAAGAGCATCATAAGCCTTCAAGGAAACAATAGGGGAATGTTTATGTGCCTCCTCTCAGGGTCTTTCTTAAGAACTTATTTCTTGCCAATACCTCGAGGGAATCAGGGGGATTTAGTTCTGTCAGAAGATAAATCTTATCCAAGCAGCACTCTCCATGAAATAAAAGCAG AAGATGGATTCACCATCAGTTGCAGACAATGGAAGTCAAAACTTAAAGGAGATGAGAAACTGAATCCGGTTCTCCTTCTTAATGCATATGCTATTGAGAGTTTCTGTCTACCAACTGAGCCGAATGACTTGGTCAGAACTTTAATTGAAGAAGGGCATGAAACATGGTTATTGAATTCGAGATTGCACCCTCTGAATCCTTCTAACGATTTTACAATTGAAGATGTTGGAAAATTTGATATCCCTGCTG CAATTAATAAGATCCTTGAAATCCATGGACGAAGCACAAAGGTGCACGTAGTTGCACACTGTGTTGGAGGCTCAGCCATACACATAGCTATCATGGGAGGTCATGTCTCTGCAACCCATATAGCTTCTCTGTCTTGCACCAACTCATCAATGTTCTTCAAGCTTAATGCTATGTCCACATTCAAAATGTGGCTTCCTCTGATACCG TTGTCAATGTTCATACTTGGAAACGACAAGACACTTCCTCTTTTGGAAACATCAAATATCAGCTCCCGGCACCGCCTCCTGAAACTGATAGCTAGCTTCATACCTCGGACTGAGAGATGCACCTGCTTTGAATGTGAAGTTTTCTCTGGCGTATTTGGAAATGCATTCTGGCATGAAAATATCACCCCAACCTTGCACCAGTGGTTGACCAAGAAAAACGCGACAAGGCTTCCTATGGCAGCATTTCCCCATCTCAGAAAGATGTCCAACTCTGGTTTTATTGTAGACAGCAATGGTTGCAACTCATATTTGATCCATCCAGAAAGAATGACACTCCCAACGCTCTATATATCCGGTGGGCGATCCCTCCTTGTGACTCCTCAAACTTCTTTCCTAGCTCATAAGTACATGAAGTTGCACCAGCCAGGGTTTAGACATGAAAGGGTAGTTGTGGAGGGTTTTGGGCATTCAGATTTATTGATTGGAGGAGAGTCTCACAAGAAGGTGTTTCCTCACATTTTATCTCATATAAGATTAGCTGAACAAGGAGAGATTCATGCCAAAGGAAAGAAGTACAGTAAAGAGGCCTTGGATTGGGAAGATGATCAATATTATGAAGGCAACTTTGGAATATTTGGAACTTGGTTCTCTCCTTTTGTGGTTCTTATGTTGCTGTTTATCTCACTTTCTTGGTTGGTGGCAGTATTTTTCTGA
- the LOC133722202 gene encoding protein ORANGE-LIKE, chloroplastic yields MAAFSLSSSPPPLSLIPRTSSSPHGSRRLSLSKSPSSSSRPRVSCSSSSEKSSPGGDNITPSSFCIIEGPETVQDFVQMQLQEIQDNIRSRRNKIFLLMEELRRLRVQHRIKMAKDFYESGEEESNEMPDIPSSIPFLPSVTAKTLKQLYLTSATFISGIIVFGGLIAPTLELKLGIGGTSYEDFIRSMHLPMQLSQVDPIVASFSGGAVGVISALMLIEANNVEQQEKKRCKYCHGTGYLACARCSASGVCLSINPISVSNASDRPLRVPTTQRCLNCSGAGKVMCPTCLCTGMMMASEHDPRIDPFD; encoded by the exons ATGgctgctttctctctctcctcctcccctcctccTCTCTCCCTAATTCCTCGCACCTCCTCCTCCCCCCATGGCAGCAGACGCCTCTCCCTCTCCAAATCCCCCTCCTCCTCGTCGCGTCCCAGAGTCTCCTGTTCCTCTTCTTCTGAGAAATCCTCCCCCGGCGGCGATAACATTACTCCCAG CTCTTTTTGTATCATAGAGGGGCCGGAGACGGTGCAGGACTTTGTGCAGATGCAGCTGCAGGAAATTCAGGACAACATAAGGAGCAGGCGGAACAAGATTTTTCTGCTCATGGAAGAG CTGAGGAGATTGCGGGTGCAACACCGGATAAAGATGGCGAAGGATTTCTATGAGAGTGGTGAGGAAGAGTCGAACGAGATGCCTGACATTCCATCATCCATCCCTTTTCTCCCTTCTGTG ACAGCAAAGACTTTGAAGCAACTCTACCTCACAAGCGCAACATTTATATCTGGGATAATTGTATTTGGGGGCCTTATTGCACCGACG CTGGAACTTAAATTAGGCATAGGAGGTACCTCATATGAAGATTTCATTCGCAGCATGCATTTGCCCATGCAATTAAG TCAGGTTGATCCCATTGTGGCGTCCTTTTCGGGTGGGGCAGTGGGTGTCATTTCAGCATTGATGTTGATTGAAGCTAACAATGTTGAGCAACAAGAGAAGAAAAGGTGCAAGTATTGCCATGGAACTG GGTATTTGGCCTGTGCTCGATGTTCTGCAAGTGGTGTATGCTTGAGCATCAATCCTATATCAGTATCTAATGCATCTGACCGCCCTTTGCGAGTGCCCACAACTCAGAGGTGTTTAAATTGCTCTGGTGCTGGAAAG GTAATGTGCCCAACATGTCTGTGCACCGGGATGATGATGGCGAGCGAGCATGACCCACGGATAGATCCATTTGACTAA
- the LOC133721983 gene encoding uncharacterized protein LOC133721983, with product MAATAVNMKLLHFHSPRANPHPPSFSPLLTNTSHAFPNNLSLHSGHSHHLNPTAVVKAAVDKDSLVPSDDAEDGVLLGTMKLPDDTDFPRFQILLFQWANSLCQGANLPLDMPLKVDKIAGGTRLGFITIGDGETEVIGYIDCLVFPPEGGSGPIFRAVRNGRLKDRVLPGEPRIMRNLMQALQKSVQIARVY from the exons ATGGCCGCCACTGCTGTGAATATGAAGCTACTCCACTTCCACTCCCCACGTGCCAATCCCCACCCGCCATCGTTCTCCCCACTTCTCACCAACACCAGCCATGCCTTCCCTAACAACCTCAGTTTACATTCCGGCCACTCCCACCACCTAAATCCAACGGCGGTGGTCAAAGCGGCGGTGGATAAGGACAGCCTTGTGCCCTCCGACGACGCCGAAGATGGAGTCTTGCTTGGTACCATGAAATTGCCTGATGATACTGACTTTCCCAGATTCCAAATCTTGCTCTTCCAG TGGGCTAACAGTCTCTGCCAAGGAGCAAATCTACCGCTTGATATGCCTTTGAAG GTTGACAAAATAGCAGGTGGGACTAGATTGGGTTTCATTACAATTGGGGATGGGGAGACGGAGGTCATTGGCTACATTGATTGCTTGGTTTTCCCTCCAGAAGGTGGTTCCGGTCCCATTTTTCGAGCTGTTAGAAATGGACGTTTGAAGGATCGGGTCCTTCCCGGGGAGCCCAGGATCATGAGAAATCTTATGCAGGCTCTTCAGAAGTCGGTTCAAATCGCTAGAGTGTATTAG